From Candidatus Nucleicultrix amoebiphila FS5, a single genomic window includes:
- a CDS encoding M48 family metalloprotease, with protein MKTIKHILLFCALWFGIQNSAVALTVFKEGTIIRDAEIEQVLRDFTKPIFEAAGLNPKDLQLFVIVDDTINAAATTNYTFLLNTGFLTGANNASEIIGVLAHETGHIADGHIARSESAMAKSQLLGLGAMALAAAAAYVGRPQSGTGIGSDVTNKGGSVMYDSIDAYRNDASAIVGTGMAFGLKNLMKYSRGQEGSADQAAIKFLNKLDWSPQGLFDFMKKLHQQELLSPEMQDPYMLSHPLTTERLEAFKQAIAKVPQTKAIPHKFETEFQLIKAKLIAFLKPAQVIIKYPSKDTSPEARYARAIAAFRNSNMEQALTLMDGLIKDFPNNAYFYEQKGQILYESGKLPQAIDCFHQAVERDHRNSPIIRLFYAQALIESENPASLTKAKEQLLGIMDRERFNPNLWYSLSVVYGREGDMGKSALYLAEKALCERKYEIAEKQAKRALTMLKNDVDKLQANDILKGLDAVKKDSPSSEDD; from the coding sequence ATGAAAACAATTAAACATATTCTTCTTTTCTGTGCTCTCTGGTTTGGAATTCAAAATTCCGCAGTAGCTTTGACTGTCTTTAAAGAAGGTACAATCATTCGTGATGCAGAAATTGAACAAGTCTTGAGGGATTTCACCAAGCCTATCTTTGAAGCTGCGGGATTAAACCCAAAAGATCTTCAATTGTTTGTGATCGTGGACGATACAATCAATGCGGCTGCTACAACAAATTATACTTTTCTGTTAAATACTGGTTTTTTAACGGGTGCTAACAATGCCTCTGAGATCATCGGAGTTCTTGCTCACGAAACAGGCCACATCGCGGATGGACATATTGCCCGGTCTGAGTCTGCAATGGCAAAATCACAACTTTTAGGCCTTGGCGCTATGGCTTTAGCTGCAGCTGCGGCTTATGTTGGTCGACCACAAAGTGGAACAGGTATAGGGTCAGACGTCACGAACAAAGGTGGTTCTGTGATGTATGATTCTATTGATGCTTATCGAAATGATGCAAGTGCGATAGTAGGCACTGGCATGGCTTTTGGACTAAAAAACCTTATGAAATATAGCCGAGGACAAGAAGGTTCAGCCGACCAAGCAGCCATTAAATTTTTAAATAAGCTTGATTGGTCCCCTCAAGGTTTGTTTGACTTTATGAAAAAATTACATCAACAAGAACTTTTATCACCTGAGATGCAAGACCCCTATATGCTTAGCCATCCTTTGACAACAGAGCGTCTTGAAGCTTTTAAACAAGCAATTGCTAAAGTTCCTCAGACCAAAGCAATTCCCCATAAATTTGAAACTGAATTTCAACTTATCAAGGCTAAGCTTATTGCTTTCCTAAAACCTGCTCAGGTTATTATTAAATATCCAAGCAAAGATACGTCACCAGAAGCGCGCTATGCGCGCGCCATTGCAGCTTTCAGAAACAGCAATATGGAGCAAGCGTTAACTTTGATGGATGGATTGATTAAGGATTTTCCAAATAATGCTTACTTTTATGAGCAAAAAGGACAGATCCTTTATGAAAGTGGAAAGCTTCCACAAGCCATTGACTGTTTTCATCAAGCTGTCGAACGGGATCACCGTAACTCTCCTATCATTCGTTTATTTTACGCACAAGCACTTATAGAATCTGAGAACCCTGCATCCTTAACCAAGGCCAAGGAACAGCTGCTCGGCATCATGGATCGTGAACGTTTTAATCCAAATCTCTGGTATTCTTTATCCGTGGTTTACGGTCGCGAAGGAGATATGGGAAAAAGCGCTCTTTATCTGGCCGAAAAAGCACTTTGTGAACGAAAATACGAGATTGCTGAAAAGCAAGCTAAACGCGCACTCACAATGCTAAAAAATGACGTCGATAAGCTTCAAGCCAATGATATCCTCAAAGGACTCGATGCCGTGAAAAAGGATTCTCCTTCTTCTGAGGATGATTAA
- a CDS encoding DsbA family protein translates to MYQSLKIFALSTALLMTNNVTSLKAAWSEQAKSTHTEVDTGTSQDVQKKINANREKLFAAANVPFVGASAGKVIGVMFVDHLCGHCKTFYATAEAVLAKHPDVRILVRSIPLFGEPSVFIERAAQAAFFQDPDKYEKFIQLIHKMGPAANEQSIPGLAKSVGLNPDQLLKDMNSPKVAQLLHENSRLAEVMGINATPTSIIDGVLIEGGVSGDALEQLIALTKSQQA, encoded by the coding sequence ATGTACCAATCACTCAAAATTTTTGCACTCAGCACAGCATTATTAATGACAAACAATGTTACGTCTCTTAAGGCTGCATGGTCTGAACAAGCTAAGAGCACGCATACTGAAGTAGATACTGGCACATCACAGGACGTGCAAAAAAAGATTAATGCGAATCGTGAAAAGCTTTTTGCAGCTGCTAATGTACCCTTTGTTGGGGCTTCAGCAGGCAAAGTCATTGGCGTTATGTTTGTTGATCATCTCTGTGGACACTGTAAAACTTTTTACGCGACTGCTGAAGCAGTCTTAGCGAAACATCCTGACGTTCGTATTCTTGTACGCTCTATTCCTCTTTTTGGAGAACCTTCTGTGTTCATTGAACGCGCTGCGCAAGCTGCTTTTTTTCAAGACCCTGATAAATATGAAAAATTTATTCAATTGATTCACAAAATGGGTCCTGCAGCGAATGAACAAAGCATCCCAGGATTAGCAAAGTCAGTGGGCCTTAATCCTGATCAATTATTGAAAGATATGAATTCACCGAAAGTTGCACAGCTTTTACACGAAAATAGCCGTTTAGCTGAAGTGATGGGGATCAATGCCACGCCAACATCTATTATTGATGGTGTTCTTATTGAAGGGGGCGTATCAGGAGATGCGCTTGAACAGCTCATTGCTCTGACCAAAAGTCAGCAGGCTTAA
- a CDS encoding AraC family transcriptional regulator, translating to MNYKERIDRVVNFIGAHLDQDLELDELCRIACFSKYHFHRLFTVYTGLPLRGYIKWLRLKRAAHQLIVHKEDTIINIALDAGFESHESFSRAFKQICGQSPSEFRSKANWNKWENPPHPLNIKGEKIMTITIKELPSRKLAVMEHHGDPMRLSDTLDKLMRWAKSQPIDLKPKPGEAFGFGYHDPREVKPEDFRFDLALAVPKDFKLNDQVIERVLPAGRYAVTTHKGSRDTIGDTIYNLYRDWLPESKEELGDLPCIFCYYNFDHEVAETELLTEIWVLLK from the coding sequence ATGAATTATAAAGAACGAATCGATAGAGTAGTAAATTTTATAGGCGCGCATCTTGATCAGGATCTCGAACTGGATGAGCTTTGCCGTATCGCTTGTTTTTCAAAATACCATTTTCACAGACTGTTTACGGTTTACACAGGCTTACCTCTGAGAGGCTATATCAAGTGGCTGAGGCTTAAACGCGCTGCTCATCAACTGATTGTGCATAAAGAGGATACAATTATTAACATTGCTTTGGATGCAGGGTTTGAATCCCATGAATCATTTAGTCGAGCTTTTAAACAAATTTGCGGGCAAAGTCCTAGCGAATTTAGAAGCAAAGCTAATTGGAATAAATGGGAAAATCCGCCGCATCCACTGAATATTAAAGGCGAGAAAATTATGACAATTACGATTAAAGAACTACCCTCTAGAAAGCTTGCTGTTATGGAACATCATGGAGATCCCATGAGATTATCTGATACATTGGATAAACTCATGAGATGGGCAAAATCACAACCAATTGATTTGAAACCAAAGCCAGGAGAGGCTTTTGGTTTTGGTTACCATGATCCGAGAGAAGTGAAGCCGGAAGACTTCCGTTTTGATTTAGCCTTGGCTGTTCCTAAAGATTTTAAATTGAATGATCAGGTTATAGAAAGGGTTCTGCCTGCCGGGCGATATGCGGTCACCACCCACAAGGGGTCTCGTGACACTATTGGTGATACGATTTACAACCTCTATCGCGATTGGTTGCCCGAATCTAAAGAAGAACTTGGTGATCTACCTTGCATATTTTGTTACTACAATTTTGATCATGAGGTTGCTGAAACAGAACTTCTGACAGAAATTTGGGTGCTTTTAAAATAA
- a CDS encoding cation diffusion facilitator family transporter produces MDHSHDHSINKKFIIGIFLNSIFIITEIFYGLQSQSLALIADAAHNAGDVFGLLIAWFGYWLTYKKAPQKFTYGYKNATIIAAFINAILLFLAVGGIIWEAIQRLGIDQPIASTTVIIVAFIGVIINGMTAFFFFHDRHTDINIQGAFLHMLLDALVSLGVIFAGLFILWKSWFWIDPIISLVIAAIILISSWGLFKESLNLMLLAVPTSIDMEKLKLNLMENAEVIAIHDLHIWPISTRETALSVHINVDFDHYHDSLTEKLSEIIKRNHDISHVTIQLESSKRKSNCETNC; encoded by the coding sequence ATGGATCATTCTCATGATCATAGCATTAATAAAAAATTTATCATTGGAATATTTTTAAATTCGATTTTTATCATCACTGAAATATTTTATGGATTGCAATCTCAATCATTAGCTCTTATAGCGGATGCGGCTCATAATGCTGGGGACGTTTTTGGTTTATTGATAGCTTGGTTTGGGTATTGGCTTACCTATAAAAAAGCTCCTCAAAAATTTACTTATGGTTATAAAAATGCAACAATTATAGCGGCATTTATTAATGCTATCCTATTATTCCTGGCAGTGGGCGGAATTATATGGGAAGCAATTCAACGTTTAGGGATTGATCAGCCTATAGCATCAACTACCGTGATTATAGTGGCATTTATAGGAGTGATTATAAATGGAATGACTGCCTTTTTCTTTTTTCATGATCGTCACACTGATATTAATATTCAAGGCGCCTTTTTGCATATGCTTCTGGATGCATTAGTTTCTTTAGGCGTGATTTTTGCGGGTTTATTTATTCTTTGGAAATCTTGGTTTTGGATAGATCCAATAATAAGTTTGGTCATTGCGGCAATAATATTAATTAGCTCTTGGGGATTGTTTAAGGAGTCTTTAAATCTCATGCTTCTTGCAGTCCCAACTTCTATTGATATGGAAAAGCTAAAATTAAATTTGATGGAGAATGCAGAAGTAATTGCTATACACGATTTACATATTTGGCCAATTAGCACTAGAGAAACTGCCCTATCTGTTCACATAAATGTTGATTTTGATCACTATCATGATAGCCTCACTGAGAAATTATCAGAAATTATTAAAAGAAATCACGATATATCTCATGTAACTATTCAACTTGAGTCCAGCAAGAGAAAATCAAACTGCGAAACAAATTGCTAA
- a CDS encoding SMI1/KNR4 family protein, which yields MAFPTQENIILENEKEIGCKFPSSYRNKMMNENGGEIEFSDDHWQLFPFFDKTDKKTISRTCNSIFKETKLAREWRGFPDNAIAIATNGCGDFLVFIKENTHLKNEVYIWLHETTELKKVAVDFSEIF from the coding sequence ATGGCTTTTCCTACTCAAGAAAATATAATTTTAGAAAATGAAAAAGAAATAGGCTGTAAATTTCCTTCATCATATCGAAACAAAATGATGAATGAAAATGGCGGAGAAATTGAGTTTTCTGATGATCATTGGCAGCTATTTCCATTTTTTGATAAAACAGATAAAAAAACTATTAGCAGGACGTGCAATAGCATTTTCAAAGAAACAAAATTAGCCCGCGAATGGAGAGGGTTTCCAGACAACGCAATTGCTATAGCAACTAATGGCTGCGGTGATTTTTTAGTTTTTATCAAAGAAAATACTCATTTGAAAAATGAAGTGTATATATGGCTCCACGAAACAACCGAGCTAAAGAAAGTCGCCGTTGATTTTTCAGAAATTTTCTAA
- a CDS encoding IS1 family transposase: protein MDRHEGKTLAWVTGHRNAKTFQRLYEKVKHVKGNFYTDDWEVYSQILPQERHIIGKSGTTRIESDNANTRHHLGRMARRTRIVSRSKDMVDLSLRLSRFLQEPTHFEIIREKFSSIF from the coding sequence TTGGATCGTCATGAAGGGAAAACCCTTGCCTGGGTTACAGGCCATCGTAATGCTAAAACCTTCCAAAGACTTTATGAAAAAGTAAAGCACGTCAAAGGAAACTTTTACACCGATGATTGGGAGGTTTACTCCCAGATTCTTCCTCAAGAGAGGCATATCATTGGAAAGTCAGGAACGACTCGTATTGAAAGTGATAACGCGAATACCAGGCATCACTTAGGGCGCATGGCAAGAAGAACGAGAATTGTCTCAAGAAGCAAAGATATGGTTGATCTTTCCTTGCGTCTTTCGCGGTTTCTGCAGGAACCCACCCATTTTGAAATAATCAGAGAAAAATTCTCGTCTATCTTTTAA
- a CDS encoding Rne/Rng family ribonuclease: MAKKMLIDAAHPEETRVAIIDENKRLIDYDFESATKKTLKGNIYLAKVARVEPSLQAAFIDYGAERHGFLAFNEIHPDYFRIPISDRQALEKKLNEEVEQLREQENAKIALEEEKKEATTDGETEVSTIGGELDVSDADDQEEEHYRPSLHRLYKIQEVIKKNQILLVQVTKEERGGKGAALTTYISMAGRYCVLMPNSPRSGGISRKISNITDRKRLRSILDSLETPEGMGLIIRTAGMERTKVEIKRDAEYLMRQWNSIRKSTLESIAPSLIYQEDDITKRAIRDLYTKDIAEVLVEGEEGHRVAKAFMKSLMPSHVKRVKLYSSDGVPLFYHAKIEKQIDEMHSPMVRLPSGGSIVIHPTEALVSIDINSGRATKERHIEETAYKTNLEAAEEIYRQVRLRDLAGLIVIDFIDMDNNKNTANVERRVREIFRNDRARVQIGKISPFGLLELSRQRLKPSILETASVPCPHCQATGFIRSTESVAIMIIRILEEEGFAKKAKKVLLKVPEAVAFYILNNKRLQLSSMEKRHGFTVVIESDPKIITPNYTITRLEEVETKKPQVSEEPREQKEVQEETPTPQHPHQQKKGGGRNRHRRRSKHQHHTQNFNQPHHGEDAHQPSEPNGNIKPPVQNEVHTDEMPMKKQDESSQSEGATTGSGGGSGGHRHRHRHRHFRHRHKNRPHNPQQGDEKAQGASQSEGASPSPTHEHTQAPTQKSKENIPVSDTASHEGPESTTKGKGKGRKSWLKRLIKKTDENN, from the coding sequence ATGGCAAAAAAGATGTTGATCGATGCGGCCCACCCCGAGGAAACGCGCGTTGCAATTATCGATGAGAATAAGCGACTTATCGATTATGATTTTGAATCTGCTACAAAGAAAACGCTAAAAGGTAATATATATCTGGCTAAAGTAGCTAGAGTTGAACCATCGTTACAAGCTGCTTTCATTGATTATGGTGCTGAACGGCACGGATTTTTAGCTTTCAATGAAATTCATCCTGATTATTTCCGCATTCCCATCTCTGATCGCCAAGCTTTAGAAAAAAAACTCAACGAAGAAGTTGAACAACTTCGTGAACAAGAAAATGCCAAAATAGCTTTAGAAGAAGAGAAGAAAGAAGCAACAACTGACGGGGAAACAGAAGTTTCAACAATTGGCGGCGAATTAGATGTCAGTGATGCGGATGATCAAGAAGAGGAACACTACCGTCCTTCTCTCCATCGTCTCTATAAAATCCAAGAAGTTATTAAGAAAAATCAGATTCTTTTAGTACAGGTCACAAAGGAAGAACGTGGCGGTAAAGGGGCTGCGCTCACTACTTATATTTCCATGGCAGGTCGTTATTGTGTTCTTATGCCCAACTCTCCTAGAAGTGGTGGTATTTCAAGAAAAATATCGAATATCACAGATCGTAAGCGTTTACGCAGTATTCTAGATTCCTTAGAAACACCAGAAGGAATGGGGCTTATCATTCGTACAGCCGGAATGGAAAGAACCAAAGTTGAGATTAAGCGTGACGCCGAGTATTTAATGCGTCAATGGAATTCTATTCGTAAAAGTACGCTTGAATCCATTGCCCCCTCTTTAATTTATCAAGAGGACGATATTACGAAGCGTGCTATTCGAGATCTATATACTAAGGATATTGCAGAAGTTTTGGTAGAAGGCGAAGAAGGTCATAGAGTCGCAAAAGCCTTTATGAAAAGCCTTATGCCCAGTCATGTGAAGCGGGTGAAACTTTATAGTAGCGATGGCGTGCCTCTTTTCTATCATGCAAAGATTGAAAAGCAAATTGATGAAATGCATAGCCCCATGGTTCGCTTACCCTCGGGCGGTTCAATCGTTATTCATCCCACAGAAGCGTTAGTTTCCATTGATATTAACTCTGGTCGAGCGACAAAAGAGCGCCATATTGAAGAAACAGCTTATAAGACAAACTTGGAAGCCGCTGAAGAGATCTATCGTCAGGTGCGTTTAAGAGATCTGGCAGGACTGATTGTTATTGACTTTATTGATATGGACAATAATAAGAATACTGCCAATGTAGAGAGACGTGTACGTGAGATTTTCCGTAATGACCGTGCCCGTGTACAAATTGGTAAAATAAGCCCCTTTGGACTTTTAGAATTATCACGTCAACGTCTCAAGCCAAGCATTTTGGAAACAGCTTCTGTACCCTGCCCGCACTGCCAAGCAACAGGCTTTATTCGGTCAACTGAATCTGTAGCGATCATGATCATTCGTATCCTTGAAGAAGAAGGTTTTGCAAAGAAAGCTAAAAAAGTCTTATTGAAGGTTCCAGAAGCTGTTGCTTTTTATATCCTGAACAATAAGCGTTTACAGTTATCTTCAATGGAAAAGCGCCATGGATTCACTGTTGTTATTGAAAGTGATCCTAAAATTATAACACCTAATTATACGATCACACGTCTTGAAGAAGTCGAGACAAAAAAACCACAAGTCTCAGAAGAACCCCGGGAACAAAAGGAAGTTCAAGAAGAGACTCCTACTCCCCAACATCCTCACCAACAAAAGAAAGGTGGAGGACGTAATCGTCATCGTCGTCGTTCAAAACATCAGCATCATACTCAAAATTTTAATCAACCGCATCATGGTGAAGACGCACATCAACCTTCTGAACCAAATGGAAACATCAAGCCTCCTGTTCAAAACGAAGTTCACACCGATGAAATGCCTATGAAGAAGCAAGATGAATCCAGCCAATCAGAGGGTGCGACGACAGGATCAGGAGGAGGTAGCGGTGGACATCGACATCGTCACCGCCATCGTCATTTTAGGCACCGTCATAAGAACCGTCCTCATAATCCACAACAAGGAGATGAGAAGGCTCAAGGAGCTTCACAATCAGAGGGAGCTTCCCCCTCTCCTACCCATGAACATACGCAAGCACCTACACAGAAATCGAAAGAAAATATTCCTGTGAGTGATACTGCTTCTCATGAAGGCCCTGAGAGCACGACGAAGGGAAAAGGTAAGGGTCGTAAAAGCTGGCTTAAAAGATTGATTAAAAAAACAGATGAAAACAATTAA
- a CDS encoding TspO/MBR family protein, protein MNAGNKNYLSLAVWIVSLIVIGSIIGSLTKPEISTWYSTLNRSAITPPNYVFPIAWTILYATIGVCGWIIWRASSFPGLRLIKSLYALQLILNWSWTPLFFHYHARGFSLVVLGAMDIVVSMIIYSSYSKIRAVSLLMIPYLAWILFASYLNFYIWQHN, encoded by the coding sequence ATGAATGCAGGAAATAAAAATTATCTCTCTTTAGCTGTATGGATCGTATCACTTATCGTGATTGGATCGATCATTGGGTCTTTAACGAAACCTGAGATTAGCACTTGGTATAGCACCTTAAATCGTTCAGCCATTACACCCCCAAACTATGTATTTCCGATTGCGTGGACTATTTTGTACGCGACAATCGGTGTTTGCGGATGGATCATTTGGCGCGCATCGTCATTTCCAGGTTTACGTCTCATCAAGTCCTTATATGCGCTTCAGTTAATTTTAAACTGGAGTTGGACGCCCTTGTTTTTCCACTATCACGCGCGCGGTTTTTCCCTTGTCGTTTTGGGGGCTATGGATATCGTCGTTAGCATGATTATTTATTCATCCTATTCAAAGATCAGAGCGGTATCGCTCCTTATGATTCCTTATTTAGCGTGGATTCTATTTGCGAGCTATTTAAATTTTTATATATGGCAGCATAATTGA
- a CDS encoding efflux RND transporter permease subunit produces the protein MLEKIVQWVTKKRFFVVFLVFITSIFGIISLKYLPIDAVPDITNNQVQINTIVSGFSPFQIEKQVTFPIETALSGIPGLQSTRSLSRNGFSQVTAIFNDDVNIYFARQQVSEKLTEAKENLPANVAPKMGAISTGLGEIYMWTLQYEHPKTAKIVDGKPGFQSDGSYLTPEGYILKKDYEKSGYLRTIQDWIIKPQLKTVPGVAGIDSIGGYVKQYHVQPDPYKLIALGLSFTDIQEIVERNNLSLGAGYIEKNGESLTVRADGRTETIEQIQNIVVSSKNSTPVYLKDVASVEIGRELRTGSGSENGSDAVVGTALMLIGSNSRIVADAVDQKFNEIVKTLPPGISAQTVLNRTKLVEATVKTVAKNLSEGALLVIVILFLMLKNFRAALITASVIPITMLMTSMGMLGTRTSANLMSLGALDFGLLVDGSVIIIENFLRRLNEKSHELKRPLNLAERLKEVVDATKEMSRPTLYGQAILVLVYIPLLTFTGVEGKMFQPMAITVIMALISAFILSITFIPAMTALFVKGGHDETQGSFMTRATQYYEKALDYALEKPKNVLLSTIVAFVFSAIIFSQLGQEFVPTLDEKDLAMNAMRIPSTSLTTSQVIQFEIERTVASFPEVSFVFSKTGTAEMAADPMPPNISDTFIIFKSRSEWPNPELKKAELIENIQKAVASIPGNTYEFTQPIQMRFNELIAGVRSDVAVKIYGDDFDIMNQTASQISGVLKKISGAADVKVEQTTGLPVLDFKLNRDRMARLGLNVNDILNVISIAIGGREAGVVFEGDRKYDIIVKLSGELRENFALLENLPIFLKKPFSEKDTISGNLKDKVVSIPMKEVVELVITDGPNQISRENGKRRVVVQANVRGTDIATFVKNAELSIKQSIQIPVGYWLEWGGQFKNLMEAKERLYWVVPGCFFMIFMLLFAALNSVQGALFIFTAVPLALTGGILSLWLRGIPFSISAAVGFIALSGIVVLNGLVMVTTINDKLKKESLEIAIKDGALTRLRPVLMTALVASLGFVPMAIATGTGAEVQKPLATVVIGGLITSTLLTMLIIPVLYKLFSKHKTI, from the coding sequence ATGCTTGAGAAGATCGTTCAATGGGTAACAAAAAAACGTTTTTTTGTTGTGTTTTTGGTTTTTATTACCTCTATCTTTGGTATCATTAGTCTTAAGTATCTGCCCATTGATGCAGTTCCTGATATTACAAATAACCAAGTTCAAATTAATACTATTGTTTCTGGATTCTCTCCTTTTCAAATTGAAAAGCAAGTTACCTTTCCTATTGAAACCGCTCTTTCTGGAATTCCTGGCCTTCAATCAACCCGGTCATTATCTCGGAATGGTTTTTCTCAAGTTACGGCTATTTTTAATGATGATGTTAATATCTACTTTGCAAGACAACAAGTCAGCGAAAAATTGACCGAAGCAAAAGAAAATCTGCCTGCGAATGTTGCTCCTAAAATGGGGGCTATATCAACAGGCCTTGGCGAAATATACATGTGGACTTTACAATATGAACATCCAAAGACAGCTAAAATCGTAGATGGAAAGCCAGGATTTCAATCAGATGGTAGCTATTTGACACCTGAAGGCTATATTCTGAAGAAAGATTATGAAAAATCTGGCTACTTAAGAACTATTCAAGATTGGATTATTAAACCTCAGCTAAAAACGGTTCCTGGTGTTGCAGGTATAGATTCCATAGGAGGTTATGTAAAACAGTATCACGTTCAGCCAGATCCCTATAAATTGATTGCCTTAGGGCTAAGTTTTACAGATATTCAAGAAATTGTAGAACGAAATAATCTTAGTCTGGGCGCTGGATATATCGAGAAAAATGGAGAGTCTTTAACTGTTCGCGCAGATGGCAGAACAGAAACAATTGAACAAATTCAAAATATTGTTGTTTCATCGAAAAACAGCACTCCGGTTTACTTAAAAGATGTGGCGAGTGTAGAAATTGGTAGAGAGCTGCGGACGGGAAGTGGTAGCGAAAATGGATCAGACGCGGTAGTGGGAACAGCGCTTATGTTGATTGGTTCAAATAGTCGGATTGTTGCCGATGCAGTTGATCAAAAATTTAATGAGATTGTTAAAACATTACCTCCAGGTATTAGTGCACAAACAGTTCTAAATAGAACAAAATTAGTCGAAGCAACTGTTAAAACTGTGGCTAAAAATTTAAGCGAAGGCGCTTTACTTGTTATTGTTATCTTATTTCTCATGCTCAAAAATTTTAGAGCAGCTCTTATTACAGCATCTGTCATACCTATTACTATGCTGATGACGTCCATGGGTATGCTGGGAACACGAACAAGCGCAAATTTAATGAGTTTAGGAGCTTTGGATTTTGGTCTTTTGGTAGATGGATCGGTCATCATTATTGAAAATTTTTTAAGAAGATTAAATGAGAAATCCCATGAATTAAAACGCCCTCTCAATTTAGCCGAAAGGCTAAAAGAGGTTGTCGATGCTACAAAAGAGATGAGTCGTCCTACCCTCTATGGACAAGCCATTTTAGTCTTAGTCTATATCCCACTTTTAACTTTTACAGGTGTTGAGGGGAAAATGTTTCAACCTATGGCCATTACGGTCATCATGGCCCTTATTAGCGCTTTTATTCTATCGATCACTTTTATTCCTGCTATGACTGCTCTTTTTGTAAAAGGGGGGCATGATGAAACGCAAGGTTCATTTATGACACGAGCAACTCAATATTATGAAAAAGCTCTTGATTATGCGCTAGAAAAGCCGAAAAATGTCTTATTATCCACAATTGTCGCATTTGTTTTTTCTGCCATAATCTTTTCACAGTTGGGGCAAGAATTTGTGCCAACGCTCGATGAGAAAGATTTAGCTATGAATGCTATGCGCATACCAAGCACTTCTTTAACGACTTCTCAAGTTATACAATTTGAAATAGAAAGAACAGTGGCCTCCTTTCCAGAAGTTTCATTTGTTTTTTCAAAGACTGGTACTGCTGAAATGGCTGCTGATCCTATGCCTCCTAATATTTCAGATACTTTTATTATTTTTAAATCTCGATCTGAATGGCCCAATCCAGAACTTAAAAAAGCTGAATTAATTGAGAATATTCAGAAAGCAGTTGCGTCTATTCCTGGAAATACCTATGAATTTACTCAGCCCATTCAAATGCGATTTAATGAACTGATAGCAGGTGTTCGTAGTGATGTTGCTGTAAAAATTTATGGAGATGACTTTGATATCATGAATCAAACTGCCAGTCAAATTTCTGGCGTTTTGAAAAAAATTTCTGGAGCTGCTGATGTTAAGGTTGAGCAAACTACAGGATTACCTGTTCTAGATTTTAAACTTAATCGTGACCGTATGGCGCGCCTTGGACTTAATGTGAATGATATTTTAAATGTTATCAGTATTGCTATTGGTGGTCGTGAAGCAGGTGTTGTTTTTGAAGGAGATAGAAAATATGACATCATCGTTAAGCTTTCAGGAGAACTAAGAGAAAATTTTGCACTTCTTGAAAACCTTCCAATTTTTCTTAAAAAACCATTCTCAGAAAAAGATACAATCTCTGGTAATTTAAAAGACAAAGTTGTTTCCATCCCGATGAAAGAAGTAGTGGAACTTGTTATAACAGATGGCCCTAATCAAATCAGCAGAGAGAATGGAAAAAGGCGCGTTGTAGTTCAAGCAAATGTCCGTGGGACTGACATCGCAACTTTTGTAAAAAATGCGGAGTTATCTATTAAGCAGTCTATCCAAATACCGGTCGGATATTGGTTGGAATGGGGAGGACAATTCAAGAATCTTATGGAGGCAAAAGAAAGACTCTATTGGGTAGTACCTGGTTGTTTCTTTATGATTTTTATGCTTTTGTTTGCTGCTCTTAATTCCGTTCAAGGAGCGCTTTTTATTTTTACAGCTGTCCCACTTGCTTTAACTGGCGGGATTTTAAGTTTATGGCTCCGCGGTATCCCATTTTCGATTTCTGCTGCAGTTGGTTTCATTGCTCTTTCTGGAATAGTGGTTTTGAATGGCCTTGTAATGGTTACAACTATTAATGATAAACTTAAAAAAGAAAGTCTGGAAATTGCCATTAAAGATGGCGCATTGACAAGGCTTAGACCTGTGCTCATGACTGCTCTTGTGGCATCTCTCGGGTTTGTACCTATGGCAATTGCAACTGGAACGGGGGCGGAAGTACAAAAACCTCTTGCAACGGTTGTCATTGGAGGGCTTATCACGTCAACTCTGTTGACTATGCTCATTATTCCTGTTCTTTACAAGCTGTTTTCAAAGCATAAAACAATATAA